One stretch of Ananas comosus cultivar F153 linkage group 6, ASM154086v1, whole genome shotgun sequence DNA includes these proteins:
- the LOC109711871 gene encoding 39S ribosomal protein L46, mitochondrial codes for MLRSAPPLFRSLRSLGFCTLTSTSGGGGGGGSPEKIVAAVLFERLPVVVPKIDPVVYAFQEFSFRWRQQYRRKYPDEVLGKADARGKGDYQIDYVPAPRITEADKTNDRKSLQRALDRRLYLLLYGTPLGAPDGKPVWHFPEKVHENEETLRLCAESALKSVLGGLHHTYFVGNAPMAHMVVEPKEGSPDSLSFKRFFFKSQVIGTNKLHIGKCKDYEWVTKDELLECFPEHASLFDKMIIHIR; via the exons ATGCTTCGATCCGCTCCGCCCCTCTTCCGATCCCTCCGATCGCTAGGGTTTTGCACGTTGACGTCGAcgagcggcggcggtggcggcggtggatCGCCGGAGAAGATCGTCGCCGCCGTCCTATTCGAGCGGCTCCCCGTCGTCGTCCCCAAAATCGACCCTGTCGTCTACGCCTTCCAAGAGTTCTC GTTTCGGTGGAGGCAACAGTATCGGAGGAAGTACCCGGATGAAGTGTTGGGAAAAGCCGATGCAAG GGGAAAAGGTGACTATCAGATTGATTATGTTCCTGCTCCACGAATCACAGAAGCTGATAAAACAAATGACCGAAA GTCATTGCAGAGAGCACTTGATAGAAGGCTTTATCTTCTCCTGTACGGTACCCCGTTGGGAGCTCCTGATGGTAAACCTGTTTGGCATTTTCCTGAAAAAGTTCATGAAAATGAAGAGACTTTGAGATTG TGTGCAGAATCAGCACTAAAATCTGTACTTGGAGGACTTCATCATACATATTTTGTTGGAAATGCTCCTATGGCTCATATGGTTGTAGAACCAAAAGAAGGCTCGCCAGATTCTCTATCATTTAAG CGGTTCTTCTTCAAATCACAAGTGATCGGTACGAATAAGCTTCACATCGGTAAGTGCAAGGACTATGAGTGGGTAACCAAGGACGAGTTGCTCGAATGCTTTCCGGAGCATG
- the LOC109712249 gene encoding serine/threonine-protein phosphatase 4 regulatory subunit 2, whose translation MESTAVANSESPTLAPDMEQLSENTVPHNSNHEYEEHKVDFSSEEIRGIMGVIAATGKFWHDWSLLKNLLSSRLKQVLAEYPEAQTGGGVGSQQSLLSDESETYSELVRRLDEALLSFIEGPPFTLQRLCEILLSPKSTYSNLSKLALALEKNLLVTSTLTKCTDPYPTAPGQITDDTDKESEGPPNEHSNPVPNGVENAGGDGDEEMTDAEPDGDGNSTNPDTEMQEQKDSSEALDGDSEIVSNSAPPTETDTTSEQCSVSEKP comes from the exons ATGGAATCTACAGCTGTTGCAAATTCAGAGTCTCCAACACTTGCTCCCGACATGGAGCAGCTCTCAGAAAATACGGTTCCACATAATTCAAATCATGA GTATGAGGAGCACAAAGTTGATTTCAGTTCTGAAGAAATAAGAGGCATAATGGGGGTGATAGCTGCTACTGGGAAGTTTTG GCATGATTGGAGCTTGCTCAAAAACTTGCTATCTTCTCGGCTCAAGCAG GTCTTGGCTGAATACCCTGAAGCCCAAACAGGCGGCGGAGTTGGGTCACAACAGAGTTTGTTATCAGATGAAAGTGAAACATATTCAGAGTTGGTGAGACGGCTTGATGAAG CTCTTCTGAGTTTTATAGAGGGTCCTCCCTTTACACTGCAAAGACTCTGTGAG ATCCTTCTGTCTCCAAAAAGCACGTACTCAAACTTGTCGAAGCTTGCTCTGGCCCTGGAGAAG AATTTATTGGTGACTTCTACTCTGACAAAGTGTACTGATCCTTACCCAACGGCACCAGGACAAATAACTGACGACACTGATAAAGAATCCGAGGGGCCACCAAATGAGCACTCTAATCCAGTCCCAAACGGAGTAGAAAATGCAGGTGGGGATGGTGATGAAGAGATGACCGATGCCGAGCCTGATGGAGATGGTAATAGCACTAACCCTGACACAGAGATGCAGGAACAGAAGGACAGTAGCGAAGCATTAGATGGCGACTCTGAGATTGTCTCCAATTCTGCTCCTCCCACTGAAACTGATACCACTAGCGAACAATGTTCAGTTTCCGAGAAACCGTGA
- the LOC109712255 gene encoding chaperone protein dnaJ 11, chloroplastic-like, giving the protein MVGSLTLAGFSTLRVPSFRAAAARRRAVAAPPRAMAAAVAAPPPRAGRRGRSLYQVLQVGETASAGEIKAAYRAMAKRVHPDVAAAAEGGGCGGVGVGAGPEEFLEIRRAYETLSDPTARAEYDLSIGRLRFTAAPGFRSRRWETDQCW; this is encoded by the coding sequence ATGGTCGGATCCCTAACCCTGGCTGGATTCTCTACGCTCCGCGTGCCCTCGTTTAGGGCGGCCGCCGCACGCCGCCGGGCCGTGGCGGCGCCGCCGAGGGCGAtggcagcggcggtggcggcgccgcctccgagggcggggaggagagggaggagccTCTACCAGGTGCTGCAGGTGGGGGAAACGGCGTCGGCGGGGGAGATCAAAGCGGCGTACCGGGCCATGGCGAAGCGGGTCCAccccgacgtcgccgccgcggccgaggGGGGCGGatgcggcggcgtcggcgtcggcgcaGGGCCGGAGGAGTTCCTCGAGATCCGTAGAGCGTACGAGACGCTGTCCGATCCGACGGCGAGGGCGGAGTACGACCTCTCGATCGGGCGGCTCAGATTCACCGCTGCGCCGGGATTCAGGTCGCGGAGGTGGGAGACCGATCAATGCTGGTAG
- the LOC109712246 gene encoding pentatricopeptide repeat-containing protein At3g24000, mitochondrial yields the protein MKKQKLFLSPPTLSSPLLTILRLISSPFTTTSTAIAAAIANSERSEDDEASLSSPLVIAENDLLRASHKTQHGLHVLDLVDAGALEPTSVIYSSIIKRCTQLQKLKAGKIVHAHFLNSRLKGDVFFHNSIINMYCKCGSLEDAHKAFDEMPSRDMVSWTALITGYAQSDRPREALELFPRMLRLDLRPNGFTFASLFKACGAFSDDETGKQIHGVCIKYGCDLDVYVGSALLDMYARHGNMNEACLIFEHLDSKNEVSWNALIAGHARKEDAETALKLFCDMQRNGFGATHFTYSSIFSACAGIGALEQGKWVHAHMVKSGQKLTAFVGNTILDMYAKSGSIGDARKVFDRLDKRDIVSWNSMLTACAHHGLGKEAVSIFEEMRRIGIQPNQITFLCVLTACSHGGLLREGKHYFEMMKKYKLEPEVEHYVTIVDLLGRSGFLDQARDFIRKMPIEPNAAVWGALLGACRMHKNAELGQYAAERVFKLDPNDAGPCVLLYNIYATAGRWNNAARVRKMMKERGMKKEPACSWVELENSVHMFVANDDSHPEIKEIYTMWEHINGKIKEAGYKPDTEYVFLHADEQEREAKLQYHSEKIALAFALTKMPRGATIRIMKNIRMCRDCHSAIKYVSKVMGREIVVRDTNRFHHFSNGSCSCNDYW from the coding sequence ATGAAGAAGCAGAagctctttctttctcctcccacactctcttctcctctcctcaccattctccgcctcatctcctcccccttcaccaccacctccaccgccATTGCCGCCGCCATTGCGAACTCCGAACGTTCTGAAGACGACGAAGCTTCGCTCTCCTCCCCGCTCGTCATCGCCGAAAACGACCTCCTACGGGCGAGCCACAAGACCCAACACGGCCTCCACGTCCTCGACCTCGTCGACGCCGGAGCCCTCGAACCCACCTCCGTAATCTACTCCTCAATCATCAAGAGGTGCACCCAACTGCAGAAGCTTAAGGCGGGTAAGATCGTTCATGCCCACTTCCTCAATTCGAGGCTCAAAGGCGACGTCTTTTTCCACAACTCCATCATCAACATGTATTGTAAATGCGGGAGCTTGGAGGACGCGCACAAGgcgttcgacgaaatgccctcGAGAGATATGGTCTCATGGACGGCTCTGATCACTGGATATGCTCAGAGTGATCGGCCGAGAGAGGCACTTGAGCTGTTCCCGAGAATGCTCAGGCTCGACCTTAGACCGAATGGGTTTACTTTCGCGAGCCTTTTCAAGGCTTGCGGGGCCTTTTCTGATGATGAAACCGGTAAACAAATTCACGGAGTGTGTATAAAGTACGGTTGTGATCTAGATGTTTACGTGGGGAGTGCCTTGCTGGATATGTATGCTCGCCACGGGAACATGAACGAAGCATGTTTGATCTTTGAGCATTTGGATTCCAAGAACGAGGTATCATGGAATGCTTTGATAGCTGGTCATGCGAGAAAAGAAGATGCAGAAACTGCTCTTAAGCTGTTCTGCGACATGCAAAGGAATGGCTTTGGGGCAACCCATTTCACCTATTCGAGCATTTTTAGCGCCTGCGCGGGTATTGGCGCTCTAGAACAGGGGAAATGGGTTCATGCCCATATGGTGAAATCGGGGCAAAAGCTTACTGCCTTTGTCGGTAACACTATTCTTGATATGTACGCCAAATCCGGGAGTATAGGCGATGCAAGGAAAGTGTTCGATCGATTGGATAAAAGAGACATTGTTTCTTGGAACTCCATGCTTACCGCATGCGCTCACCATGGGCTTGGTAAAGAAGCTGTTTCCATTTTTGAGGAGATGCGTAGGATTGGTATTCAGCCGAATCAGATCACTTTCCTCTGTGTTCTCACAGCTTGTAGCCATGGTGGGCTTTTGAGAGAGGGAAAGCACTATTTTGAGATGATGAAGAAATATAAGTTGGAACCGGAGGTCGAGCATTACGTGACAATCGTTGATCTTCTCGGACGATCAGGATTTCTCGACCAAGCTCGTGATTTTATCAGGAAAATGCCAATAGAACCCAACGCTGCTGTTTGGGGAGCTCTTCTTGGGGCTTGTAGAATGCACAAGAATGCGGAATTGGGGCAATACGCGGCCGAGCGCGTCTTCAAACTGGACCCGAATGATGCGGGGCCCTGTGTGTTGTTGTATAATATTTATGCTACTGctggtaggtggaataatgcAGCTAGAGTGAGAAAGATGATGAAAGAGAGAGGCATGAAGAAGGAGCCGGCGTGTAGTTGGGTCGAATTGGAAAATTCAGTCCACATGTTCGTAGCCAATGACGATTCACATCCAGAAATCAAAGAGATTTACACTATGTGGGAGCATATTAATGGGAAAATAAAGGAAGCTGGGTATAAGCCGGATACTGAGTATGTGTTTTTACATGCTGATGAGCAGGAGAGAGAGGCGAAGTTACAGTATCATAGTGAGAAAATCGCTCTTGCATTTGCATTAACAAAGATGCCACGAGGGGCAACCATACGTATCATGAAGAATATAAGGATGTGCAGAGATTGCCATTCTGCGATTAAATATGTTTCTAAGGTTATGGGGAGGGAGATAGTTGTGAGAGATACGAATCGGTTCCACCATTTTAGCAATGGTTCTTGTTCATGTAATGACTACTGGTGA
- the LOC109712254 gene encoding oleosin 5-like — protein sequence MDDPRTSDGTTVLYASLPALAIAGPLLSLMGFTLLTSLALLLVAAPLQILFSPILLPAGFVVAAAVVAFGTAGAMGLGGLWALNWAFGYATRGPADRAGPTKVAGPATETLTESGQRVKERAQDFGGYLQYKVDVLPPENAPRKENINET from the coding sequence ATGGACGATCCACGCACCAGTGACGGCACCACCGTCCTATACGCCTCTCTCCCTGCCCTCGCCATCGCAGGCCCATTACTCAGCCTAATGGGCTTCACTCTCTTAACATCTCTCGCGCTCCTCCTCGTGGCCGCCCCTTTGCAGATCCTATTCAGCCCGATCCTACTCCCCGCCGGCTTCGTGGTTGCGGCTGCGGTGGTGGCGTTCGGCACCGCAGGAGCCATGGGCTTAGGCGGGCTTTGGGCTCTGAATTGGGCTTTCGGTTACGCAACCCGTGGGCCTGCCGACAGGGCCGGGCCCACTAAAGTGGCGGGACCGGCTACGGAGACGCTGACCGAGTCGGGGCAGAGGGTGAAGGAACGAGCGCAGGATTTTGGTGGCTATTTGCAGTATAAGGTCGACGTcctcccaccggagaacgcaccGCGCAAAGAGAACATTAACGAGACTTAA
- the LOC109712253 gene encoding uncharacterized protein LOC109712253 — protein MDRENKKRGRKEKEEEYPARKEEATKARKKKKQQQQQQQQRGGSNAAAIEEEEEKGCVFEASAVEDTCRPRGVFEFPWDDHCGEALDGSDLQDVFFSSLVDGRSAAIGVPGDRLSPPTTSPIALPDEASQPSDADGDADGVDCIWSTVLREPLAVVCTRGFRA, from the coding sequence ATGGATCGAGAGAACAAGAAGAgagggaggaaggagaaggaggaggagtacccggcgaggaaggaggaggcgacgaaggcgaggaagaagaagaagcagcagcagcagcagcagcagcagcgcgGGGGATCGAACGCGGCGGcgatcgaggaggaggaggagaaggggtgCGTTTTTGAGGCCTCAGCGGTGGAGGACACGTGTCGGCCGCGCGGGGTGTTCGAGTTCCCGTGGGACGACCACTGCGGGGAAGCGCTGGACGGCTCTGATCTGCAGGACGTGTTCTTCTCCTCCCTCGTGGACGGCCGATCCGCCGCCATCGGCGTCCCCGGCGACCGCCTCTCGCCGCCCACCACCAGCCCCATCGCGCTCCCCGACGAGGCCTCCCAGCCGTCCGATGCGGATGGGGACGCGGACGGCGTGGATTGCATCTGGAGCACCGTGCTCCGCGAGCCCCTCGCCGTCGTGTGCACCCGAGGGTTCCGCGCATGA
- the LOC109712247 gene encoding probable galacturonosyltransferase 4 isoform X1, with protein sequence MATWRRSAVLATLWTLVIVCVTPFDLISNGASNDDDESPLGFGDESGENSMLLDLEAFGMAKEPMEIAHTDSLSDSDQLEVELAALPTNEKQRKSPAEHHCRVLLAIDEGFRSEKDGIVNQLTNQEIGNNGLEKPKERQEKIDVSAVNPKDASVLVKQGNNSEIRTENHIIASPSKLSRGPIIFHDAMIHRLKDQLTKAKASLSLQSTLSDSNFTKELCTQIRDVQRALGDATKDSDLPKNAEDKLKALEESLTKSKQIQDDCPAVVRKLDAKYQPVRNKLRDDKRFASVLTQNVAKSLPREIHCLALRLTAQYYASSSSQQQFPNVEKLEDPKLYHYVLISDNVLAAGVVVKSAVYFANEPENHVFHILTDEIHYAAMSMWFLANPPGEAAIEVRYMEEFSWINSSYSPAMKQLESDSLIDFYFKTRNVLPDGNLKYRNPKYLSMLNHLRFYIPEIFPKLNKVIFLDDDIVVQQDLTGLWSIDLKGMVNGAVETCRDDFHRFSQYLNFSNPLIVKTDVDPQSCGWAFGMNIFDLVEWRKKNITDIYHYWQNLNDNRSLWQLGTLPVGLLAFWKQTMPISKTWHVLGLGYNREISHDDIKQAAVIHFNGNSKPWLETAIPHFRRYWTRFVDYDQVYLRDCKMKSF encoded by the exons ATGGCCACTTGGCGTCGGAGCGCGGTTCTCGCGACGCTCTGGACCCTCGTTATCGTTTGCGTCACCCCCTTCGATCTCATTT CAAATGGGGCTTCTAATGATGACGATGAGTCGCCTCTG ggttttggggatGAGAGCGGGGAGAATAGCATGCTTCTTGATCTG GAGGCCTTCGGCATGGCGAAAGAGCCAATGGAGATAGCTCATACTGATAGTCTAAGTGATTCGGATCAGTTGGAGGTTGAATTAGCTGCGTTGCCGACCAATG AAAAGCAACGCAAGAGCCCTGCGGAACATCATTGCCGGGTGTTGTTGGCAATTGATGAAGGTTTTCGATCAGAAAAAGATGGCATCGTCAATCAATTGACGAACCAAGAGATTGGCAACAATGGGTTGGAGAAACCCAAGGAGAGACAAGAGAAGATTGATGTGAGTGCAGTGAATCCGAAAGATGCATCTGTTTTAGTCAAGCAG GGGAATAACAGTGAAATTCGCACTGAAAATCATATTATTGCATCTCCTAGTAAACTTAGTAGAGGACCCATAATTTTTCATGATGCAATGATACACCGTCTTAAGGATCAGTTGACAAAGGCAAAAGCCTCCCTTAGCCTTCAATCAACACTCAGTGATTCCAACTTCACAAAGGAACTCTGCACGCAAATAAGGGATGTTCAGCGAGCACTTGGTGATGCAACAAAGGACTCAGATTTGCCCAAGAA TGCTGAGGATAAACTAAAGGCCCTGGAAGAATCTTTGACTAAGAGCAAGCAGATTCAAGATGACTGCCCTGCTGTTGTAAGAAAGCTTGATGCGAAGTATCAACCAGTGCGGAATAAATTACGCGATGATAAGAGATTTGCAAGCGTATTAACACAAAATGTAGCTAAATCTCTCCCCAGAGAAATCCACTGTCTGGCGCTGCGACTTACAGCTCAGTATTATGCATCGTCCTCCAGCCAACAGCAGTTTCCTAATGTAGAAAAGCTTGAGGACCCTAAACTGTACCATTATGTACTCATCTCAGATAATGTTTTGGCGGCAGGAGTCGTCGTGAAATCTGCTGTCTATTTTGCTAAC GAGCCCGAGAATCATGTTTTCCACATTTTGACTGATGAAATCCACTATGCTGCGATGAGTATGTGGTTTCTAGCTAATCCACCTGGTGAAGCAGCTATTGAAGTTCGATACATGGAAGAGTTCTCGTGGATTAATTCAAGCTACAGCCCAGCCATGAAACAGCTCGAATCTGACTCTTTGATCGATTTCTACTTTAAGACTCGTAACGTCCTACCTGATGGGAACTTAAAATACCGGAACCCGAAATACCTATCTATGCTGAACCACCTCCGGTTCTATATCCCGGAGATCTTCCCAAAACTCAATAAGGTGATTTTTTTGGATGATGATATAGTGGTTCAGCAAGATCTTACGGGTCTTTGGTCCATTGATTTAAAGGGAATGGTTAATGGTGCTGTTGAGACCTGTCGTGACGACTTCCATAGGTTCAGTCAATATCTCAATTTCTCAAATCCTCTAATTGTCAAAACTGATGTTGACCCTCAAAGTTGTGGTTGGGCTTTCGGCATGAACATATTCGATCTGGTGGAGTGGAGAAAGAAGAATATAACTGATATCTATCACTACTGGCAAAATCTG AACGACAACAGGAGCTTATGGCAATTGGGCACTCTTCCGGTCGGTCTTCTCGCCTTCTGGAAACAAACAATGCCTATTTCGAAAACGTGGCATGTCTTGGGCCTCGGGTACAACCGGGAGATTAGCCACGATGATATTAAACAAGCTGCTGTCATACACTTCAACGGGAATTCGAAGCCTTGGTTAGAGACCGCCATTCCCCATTTCCGCCGCTACTGGACAAGGTTCGTGGACTACGATCAGGTTTACCTCCGCGACTGCAAGATGAAATCCTTTTGA
- the LOC109712247 gene encoding probable galacturonosyltransferase 4 isoform X2 — protein MLLDLEAFGMAKEPMEIAHTDSLSDSDQLEVELAALPTNEKQRKSPAEHHCRVLLAIDEGFRSEKDGIVNQLTNQEIGNNGLEKPKERQEKIDVSAVNPKDASVLVKQGNNSEIRTENHIIASPSKLSRGPIIFHDAMIHRLKDQLTKAKASLSLQSTLSDSNFTKELCTQIRDVQRALGDATKDSDLPKNAEDKLKALEESLTKSKQIQDDCPAVVRKLDAKYQPVRNKLRDDKRFASVLTQNVAKSLPREIHCLALRLTAQYYASSSSQQQFPNVEKLEDPKLYHYVLISDNVLAAGVVVKSAVYFANEPENHVFHILTDEIHYAAMSMWFLANPPGEAAIEVRYMEEFSWINSSYSPAMKQLESDSLIDFYFKTRNVLPDGNLKYRNPKYLSMLNHLRFYIPEIFPKLNKVIFLDDDIVVQQDLTGLWSIDLKGMVNGAVETCRDDFHRFSQYLNFSNPLIVKTDVDPQSCGWAFGMNIFDLVEWRKKNITDIYHYWQNLNDNRSLWQLGTLPVGLLAFWKQTMPISKTWHVLGLGYNREISHDDIKQAAVIHFNGNSKPWLETAIPHFRRYWTRFVDYDQVYLRDCKMKSF, from the exons ATGCTTCTTGATCTG GAGGCCTTCGGCATGGCGAAAGAGCCAATGGAGATAGCTCATACTGATAGTCTAAGTGATTCGGATCAGTTGGAGGTTGAATTAGCTGCGTTGCCGACCAATG AAAAGCAACGCAAGAGCCCTGCGGAACATCATTGCCGGGTGTTGTTGGCAATTGATGAAGGTTTTCGATCAGAAAAAGATGGCATCGTCAATCAATTGACGAACCAAGAGATTGGCAACAATGGGTTGGAGAAACCCAAGGAGAGACAAGAGAAGATTGATGTGAGTGCAGTGAATCCGAAAGATGCATCTGTTTTAGTCAAGCAG GGGAATAACAGTGAAATTCGCACTGAAAATCATATTATTGCATCTCCTAGTAAACTTAGTAGAGGACCCATAATTTTTCATGATGCAATGATACACCGTCTTAAGGATCAGTTGACAAAGGCAAAAGCCTCCCTTAGCCTTCAATCAACACTCAGTGATTCCAACTTCACAAAGGAACTCTGCACGCAAATAAGGGATGTTCAGCGAGCACTTGGTGATGCAACAAAGGACTCAGATTTGCCCAAGAA TGCTGAGGATAAACTAAAGGCCCTGGAAGAATCTTTGACTAAGAGCAAGCAGATTCAAGATGACTGCCCTGCTGTTGTAAGAAAGCTTGATGCGAAGTATCAACCAGTGCGGAATAAATTACGCGATGATAAGAGATTTGCAAGCGTATTAACACAAAATGTAGCTAAATCTCTCCCCAGAGAAATCCACTGTCTGGCGCTGCGACTTACAGCTCAGTATTATGCATCGTCCTCCAGCCAACAGCAGTTTCCTAATGTAGAAAAGCTTGAGGACCCTAAACTGTACCATTATGTACTCATCTCAGATAATGTTTTGGCGGCAGGAGTCGTCGTGAAATCTGCTGTCTATTTTGCTAAC GAGCCCGAGAATCATGTTTTCCACATTTTGACTGATGAAATCCACTATGCTGCGATGAGTATGTGGTTTCTAGCTAATCCACCTGGTGAAGCAGCTATTGAAGTTCGATACATGGAAGAGTTCTCGTGGATTAATTCAAGCTACAGCCCAGCCATGAAACAGCTCGAATCTGACTCTTTGATCGATTTCTACTTTAAGACTCGTAACGTCCTACCTGATGGGAACTTAAAATACCGGAACCCGAAATACCTATCTATGCTGAACCACCTCCGGTTCTATATCCCGGAGATCTTCCCAAAACTCAATAAGGTGATTTTTTTGGATGATGATATAGTGGTTCAGCAAGATCTTACGGGTCTTTGGTCCATTGATTTAAAGGGAATGGTTAATGGTGCTGTTGAGACCTGTCGTGACGACTTCCATAGGTTCAGTCAATATCTCAATTTCTCAAATCCTCTAATTGTCAAAACTGATGTTGACCCTCAAAGTTGTGGTTGGGCTTTCGGCATGAACATATTCGATCTGGTGGAGTGGAGAAAGAAGAATATAACTGATATCTATCACTACTGGCAAAATCTG AACGACAACAGGAGCTTATGGCAATTGGGCACTCTTCCGGTCGGTCTTCTCGCCTTCTGGAAACAAACAATGCCTATTTCGAAAACGTGGCATGTCTTGGGCCTCGGGTACAACCGGGAGATTAGCCACGATGATATTAAACAAGCTGCTGTCATACACTTCAACGGGAATTCGAAGCCTTGGTTAGAGACCGCCATTCCCCATTTCCGCCGCTACTGGACAAGGTTCGTGGACTACGATCAGGTTTACCTCCGCGACTGCAAGATGAAATCCTTTTGA
- the LOC109712247 gene encoding probable galacturonosyltransferase 4 isoform X3, whose product MQRKSPAEHHCRVLLAIDEGFRSEKDGIVNQLTNQEIGNNGLEKPKERQEKIDVSAVNPKDASVLVKQGNNSEIRTENHIIASPSKLSRGPIIFHDAMIHRLKDQLTKAKASLSLQSTLSDSNFTKELCTQIRDVQRALGDATKDSDLPKNAEDKLKALEESLTKSKQIQDDCPAVVRKLDAKYQPVRNKLRDDKRFASVLTQNVAKSLPREIHCLALRLTAQYYASSSSQQQFPNVEKLEDPKLYHYVLISDNVLAAGVVVKSAVYFANEPENHVFHILTDEIHYAAMSMWFLANPPGEAAIEVRYMEEFSWINSSYSPAMKQLESDSLIDFYFKTRNVLPDGNLKYRNPKYLSMLNHLRFYIPEIFPKLNKVIFLDDDIVVQQDLTGLWSIDLKGMVNGAVETCRDDFHRFSQYLNFSNPLIVKTDVDPQSCGWAFGMNIFDLVEWRKKNITDIYHYWQNLNDNRSLWQLGTLPVGLLAFWKQTMPISKTWHVLGLGYNREISHDDIKQAAVIHFNGNSKPWLETAIPHFRRYWTRFVDYDQVYLRDCKMKSF is encoded by the exons ATG CAACGCAAGAGCCCTGCGGAACATCATTGCCGGGTGTTGTTGGCAATTGATGAAGGTTTTCGATCAGAAAAAGATGGCATCGTCAATCAATTGACGAACCAAGAGATTGGCAACAATGGGTTGGAGAAACCCAAGGAGAGACAAGAGAAGATTGATGTGAGTGCAGTGAATCCGAAAGATGCATCTGTTTTAGTCAAGCAG GGGAATAACAGTGAAATTCGCACTGAAAATCATATTATTGCATCTCCTAGTAAACTTAGTAGAGGACCCATAATTTTTCATGATGCAATGATACACCGTCTTAAGGATCAGTTGACAAAGGCAAAAGCCTCCCTTAGCCTTCAATCAACACTCAGTGATTCCAACTTCACAAAGGAACTCTGCACGCAAATAAGGGATGTTCAGCGAGCACTTGGTGATGCAACAAAGGACTCAGATTTGCCCAAGAA TGCTGAGGATAAACTAAAGGCCCTGGAAGAATCTTTGACTAAGAGCAAGCAGATTCAAGATGACTGCCCTGCTGTTGTAAGAAAGCTTGATGCGAAGTATCAACCAGTGCGGAATAAATTACGCGATGATAAGAGATTTGCAAGCGTATTAACACAAAATGTAGCTAAATCTCTCCCCAGAGAAATCCACTGTCTGGCGCTGCGACTTACAGCTCAGTATTATGCATCGTCCTCCAGCCAACAGCAGTTTCCTAATGTAGAAAAGCTTGAGGACCCTAAACTGTACCATTATGTACTCATCTCAGATAATGTTTTGGCGGCAGGAGTCGTCGTGAAATCTGCTGTCTATTTTGCTAAC GAGCCCGAGAATCATGTTTTCCACATTTTGACTGATGAAATCCACTATGCTGCGATGAGTATGTGGTTTCTAGCTAATCCACCTGGTGAAGCAGCTATTGAAGTTCGATACATGGAAGAGTTCTCGTGGATTAATTCAAGCTACAGCCCAGCCATGAAACAGCTCGAATCTGACTCTTTGATCGATTTCTACTTTAAGACTCGTAACGTCCTACCTGATGGGAACTTAAAATACCGGAACCCGAAATACCTATCTATGCTGAACCACCTCCGGTTCTATATCCCGGAGATCTTCCCAAAACTCAATAAGGTGATTTTTTTGGATGATGATATAGTGGTTCAGCAAGATCTTACGGGTCTTTGGTCCATTGATTTAAAGGGAATGGTTAATGGTGCTGTTGAGACCTGTCGTGACGACTTCCATAGGTTCAGTCAATATCTCAATTTCTCAAATCCTCTAATTGTCAAAACTGATGTTGACCCTCAAAGTTGTGGTTGGGCTTTCGGCATGAACATATTCGATCTGGTGGAGTGGAGAAAGAAGAATATAACTGATATCTATCACTACTGGCAAAATCTG AACGACAACAGGAGCTTATGGCAATTGGGCACTCTTCCGGTCGGTCTTCTCGCCTTCTGGAAACAAACAATGCCTATTTCGAAAACGTGGCATGTCTTGGGCCTCGGGTACAACCGGGAGATTAGCCACGATGATATTAAACAAGCTGCTGTCATACACTTCAACGGGAATTCGAAGCCTTGGTTAGAGACCGCCATTCCCCATTTCCGCCGCTACTGGACAAGGTTCGTGGACTACGATCAGGTTTACCTCCGCGACTGCAAGATGAAATCCTTTTGA
- the LOC109712256 gene encoding uncharacterized protein LOC109712256, translated as MDALVISEGGYGGEALYCLIILWLSIMSWIVFTCVDDDDPEASQGKGGRGHRSRTMFIGAERFCDGTGEGCSGGYGVCGNCVY; from the coding sequence ATGGACGCCTTGGTGATCAGTGAAGGTGGGTACGGAGGAGAGGCTCTCTACTGTTTGATCATCCTTTGGCTCTCGATCATGTCGTGGATCGTGTTTACATGCGTCGACGACGATGATCCTGAAGCCTCTCAAGGGAAGGGCGGACGCGGCCACAGAAGCCGCACCATGTTCATCGGCGCCGAGCGGTTCTGCGACGGCACGGGAGAGGGATGCAGTGGAGGCTACGGTGTGTGTGGCAATTgtgtttattaa